From Pseudomonas putida, one genomic window encodes:
- a CDS encoding DUF748 domain-containing protein, which translates to MKARYRWPLVGLASLVVLLVALHLALPYLVRDYLNDKLADMGEYRGQVTDVELAWWRGAYQINGLKIVKTSGKVPVPLLDAPLIDLSVSWHALWYDHAVVAEVTFLRPELNFVDGGDKQDSQTGQGTDWRQQLEKLLPITLNDVRIDDGTLTFHNFNSKPPVDLKATRLDATIRNLTNVRDEKGRRDASFEAKALLLGDAKVESRATFDPFSDFDDFEFRLRATGMELRRLNDFASAYGKFDFNAGHGDVVIEAQAENGRLNGYIKPLLRDVDVFNWQQDIEDKDKGFFRSVWEALVGASETVLKNQPKNQFATRVELSGSVHQQNISAFEAFLQILRNGFVQAFNARYEQPAPNSD; encoded by the coding sequence ATGAAAGCGCGTTATCGCTGGCCACTGGTCGGCCTGGCCAGCCTGGTCGTGCTGTTGGTGGCACTGCACCTGGCGCTGCCTTACCTGGTGCGCGACTACCTCAACGACAAGTTGGCAGATATGGGTGAGTACCGTGGCCAGGTCACGGACGTCGAGCTGGCCTGGTGGCGCGGTGCCTACCAGATCAATGGGCTGAAGATCGTCAAGACCAGCGGCAAAGTCCCGGTGCCGCTGCTCGATGCGCCACTGATCGACCTGTCGGTGAGCTGGCACGCGCTGTGGTACGACCATGCCGTGGTGGCCGAAGTCACCTTCCTACGCCCCGAGCTCAACTTCGTCGACGGCGGCGACAAGCAGGACTCGCAGACCGGCCAAGGTACCGACTGGCGCCAACAGCTGGAGAAGCTGCTGCCGATCACCCTCAACGATGTGCGCATCGATGACGGCACGCTCACGTTTCACAACTTCAACTCCAAGCCGCCGGTCGATCTCAAGGCCACCCGGCTCGACGCCACCATCCGCAACCTGACCAACGTACGTGACGAAAAAGGCCGGCGTGACGCCAGTTTCGAAGCCAAGGCCCTGCTGCTGGGCGACGCCAAGGTCGAGAGCCGCGCGACCTTCGACCCGTTCAGCGACTTCGATGATTTCGAATTCCGGCTGCGCGCAACTGGCATGGAGCTGCGCAGGCTGAACGACTTCGCCAGTGCCTATGGCAAGTTCGATTTCAATGCCGGGCACGGCGATGTGGTGATCGAGGCCCAGGCGGAAAACGGCCGGCTCAACGGCTACATCAAGCCATTGCTGCGCGACGTGGACGTGTTCAACTGGCAGCAGGACATAGAGGACAAGGACAAAGGCTTTTTCCGCTCGGTGTGGGAAGCACTGGTCGGGGCCAGCGAAACGGTGTTGAAGAACCAGCCGAAAAACCAGTTCGCCACCCGTGTGGAGCTCAGCGGCAGCGTGCACCAGCAGAACATCAGCGCCTTCGAGGCGTTTTTGCAGATTTTGCGCAACGGCTTCGTCCAGGCGTTCAACGCACGCTATGAGCAGCCTGCGCCTAATTCCGACTGA
- the pxpB gene encoding 5-oxoprolinase subunit PxpB, which yields MKLRIEAVAIDSLMVRLFDRIDEANMPWLLAASQRLSAAFGEHLVDLVPSYTTLMVQFDMPPGQARALIGQALEGLQPGSGTSGRRHEIAVWYDASVGPELPLLAARSGLSEQAVIRLHSEREYPVFALGFAPGFGFMGLVDERLASPRLSTPRKRVAAGSVGIAERQTAAYPAVSPGGWNLIGRTPVRLFDREREGYSLLQPGDRVRFVAVSHAEFLALGGDDSPLEAQA from the coding sequence ATGAAGCTGCGTATCGAGGCGGTCGCGATCGATAGCCTGATGGTGCGCCTGTTTGACCGTATCGACGAGGCCAACATGCCGTGGCTCCTCGCGGCGAGCCAACGTTTGAGTGCCGCTTTCGGTGAGCATCTGGTGGACCTGGTGCCGTCCTATACCACGCTGATGGTGCAGTTCGATATGCCGCCAGGGCAGGCGAGGGCGTTGATCGGCCAGGCGCTGGAGGGGCTGCAGCCAGGCTCGGGCACCAGCGGCCGCCGGCACGAGATTGCCGTGTGGTACGACGCCTCTGTGGGCCCTGAGCTGCCGTTGCTGGCCGCACGCAGTGGCTTGAGCGAGCAAGCGGTGATCCGCTTGCACAGCGAGCGCGAGTACCCGGTGTTCGCCCTTGGCTTCGCCCCCGGGTTCGGTTTCATGGGGCTGGTGGACGAACGCCTGGCCTCCCCGCGGCTGAGTACTCCGCGCAAGCGCGTGGCGGCCGGCAGTGTCGGCATTGCCGAGCGCCAGACAGCGGCCTATCCGGCGGTGTCGCCGGGCGGCTGGAACCTGATCGGGCGTACCCCGGTTCGCCTGTTCGATCGCGAGCGTGAAGGCTACAGCCTGCTGCAGCCGGGTGATCGGGTGCGTTTCGTGGCGGTGTCCCATGCCGAGTTCCTGGCATTGGGCGGCGATGACAGCCCGTTGGAGGCACAGGCATGA
- a CDS encoding 5-oxoprolinase subunit PxpA, translating into MNIDTGARQVKRLLLNCDMGESFGSWRMGLDAEVMPYIDCANIACGYHAGDPGTMRRTVALALQHGVTIGAHPAYPDLVGFGRRSMACSTEEIRDLLHYQIGALDGICKVQGGRVAYIKPHGALYNDMMADPLKLRAVLEAVAGYDPSLPLMLMATADDSAARALGDEVGVPLWFEAFADRAYTASGHLLSRRLPGAVHHDSALVVEQALRLARGETLVADDGSALRLQASTLCVHGDNDSSVAAVRQIRQALDALGSA; encoded by the coding sequence ATGAACATCGACACGGGAGCTCGCCAGGTGAAACGCCTGCTACTCAATTGTGACATGGGGGAAAGCTTTGGCAGCTGGCGCATGGGCCTGGATGCCGAGGTGATGCCCTACATCGACTGCGCCAACATCGCCTGCGGCTACCATGCCGGCGACCCCGGCACCATGCGCCGGACCGTGGCGCTGGCCCTGCAGCATGGCGTGACCATCGGCGCCCATCCGGCCTACCCGGACCTGGTCGGCTTCGGTCGCCGCTCCATGGCCTGCAGTACCGAGGAAATTCGCGACCTGCTGCACTATCAGATCGGTGCTCTCGACGGTATCTGCAAGGTCCAGGGTGGCCGCGTGGCCTACATCAAGCCCCACGGCGCGCTCTACAACGACATGATGGCCGACCCGCTCAAGCTGCGTGCCGTGCTCGAAGCCGTGGCAGGGTATGACCCCAGTTTGCCCTTGATGCTCATGGCCACTGCCGACGACAGCGCAGCACGGGCCTTGGGTGACGAGGTTGGCGTGCCGTTGTGGTTCGAGGCGTTCGCCGACCGCGCCTACACCGCCAGCGGCCATTTGCTGTCGCGGCGCCTGCCGGGTGCGGTTCATCACGATTCGGCCCTGGTGGTCGAGCAGGCCTTGCGCCTGGCCCGTGGTGAAACGCTGGTGGCCGACGATGGCAGTGCCTTGCGCCTGCAGGCGAGTACGTTGTGCGTGCACGGTGACAATGACAGCTCGGTAGCGGCGGTGCGGCAGATCCGCCAGGCGCTCGATGCGCTGGGGTCGGCATGA
- a CDS encoding Ig-like domain-containing protein yields MSNLNAPSSQHTVAGWLDPERLPPQGAAIDIQLDAEYAGQELTVVLAKADGTQLASKSLPVNHNDQAITLRFANQYFTRGSGRLQVYYTVGQDGPSAPLNLDISDGFSGVHAVDLSAQRLPVFYHNGVIKLPQNLPAQMHFARPLTGATGYTSSNASVATVDSAGNVSVLRNGNTTITATLAGGVTRQYALSVAGLVGLEMLASSATFSRAETLCRGLGMRVPSQSELALFKSTYDSQMSQWLPDLAIWGQAIGANTAWTFHPHTAVITGESTATGTLRQVAGMS; encoded by the coding sequence ATGAGCAACCTCAACGCGCCAAGTTCCCAACACACCGTCGCCGGCTGGCTGGACCCTGAAAGGTTGCCGCCGCAGGGCGCTGCGATCGACATCCAGCTCGACGCTGAGTATGCAGGCCAGGAACTCACCGTAGTGTTGGCCAAAGCAGATGGGACGCAACTGGCAAGCAAAAGCCTGCCGGTCAACCATAACGACCAGGCCATCACCCTGCGCTTTGCCAACCAGTATTTCACCCGGGGCAGCGGTAGGCTGCAGGTCTATTACACGGTAGGCCAGGATGGCCCAAGCGCGCCCTTGAACCTCGACATCAGTGACGGCTTTTCCGGTGTCCACGCGGTGGATCTGTCAGCCCAGCGTTTGCCGGTTTTCTATCACAATGGCGTGATCAAACTGCCCCAGAACCTTCCCGCGCAAATGCATTTTGCCCGGCCGCTGACGGGTGCCACTGGCTACACGAGCAGTAACGCGAGCGTCGCGACGGTAGACAGCGCGGGCAATGTCAGCGTGTTGCGCAATGGGAACACCACCATCACCGCCACCCTAGCGGGTGGCGTCACGAGGCAGTACGCGTTGAGCGTAGCCGGCCTTGTGGGGCTTGAAATGCTCGCTAGCAGTGCGACCTTCAGCAGAGCTGAGACACTGTGCAGGGGGCTGGGTATGCGTGTACCGAGTCAGTCCGAGTTGGCGTTGTTCAAAAGCACATACGACAGCCAGATGAGCCAGTGGCTACCTGATCTGGCCATCTGGGGGCAGGCAATCGGTGCTAACACCGCATGGACCTTCCACCCACATACCGCCGTGATCACGGGCGAATCGACCGCCACGGGCACCCTACGGCAGGTAGCGGGCATGAGCTGA
- a CDS encoding vWA domain-containing protein — translation MLLNLFNEMRAAKVPVSVRELLDLLNALQQRVVFADMDEFYYLARAILVKDERHFDKFDRAFSAYFKGLENLDRHLEALIPEDWLRKEFERSLTDEERAQIQSLGGLDKLIEEFKKRLEEQKERHAGGNKWIGTGGTSPFGSGGFNPEGIRVGDAGKRQGKAVKVWDQREYKNLDDQVELGTRNIKLALRRLRKFAREGAAEELDIDGTIDHTARDAGLLNIQMRPERRNTVKLLLLFDIGGSMDAHVKVCEELFSACKTEFKHLEYYYFHNFVYESVWKNNLRRTSERFSTFDLLHKYGDDYKVVFVGDAAMAPYEITQPGGSVEHWNEEAGYVWMQRFMEKFKKIIWINPYPKQAWDYTASTHLVRDLIEDKMYPLTLQGLEDGMRYLSK, via the coding sequence ATGCTGCTCAACCTGTTCAACGAAATGCGTGCGGCCAAGGTGCCGGTATCGGTGCGCGAACTGCTCGACCTGCTCAACGCCCTGCAACAGCGTGTGGTGTTCGCCGACATGGACGAGTTCTACTACCTGGCACGGGCCATCCTGGTGAAGGACGAGCGCCATTTCGACAAGTTCGACCGGGCGTTCTCGGCTTACTTCAAGGGCCTGGAGAACCTCGACCGGCATCTCGAAGCGCTGATCCCGGAAGACTGGCTGCGCAAGGAGTTCGAGCGCTCGCTGACGGATGAGGAGCGGGCGCAGATCCAGTCGCTGGGCGGCCTGGACAAACTCATCGAGGAATTCAAGAAACGCCTCGAAGAGCAGAAGGAGCGCCACGCCGGTGGCAACAAGTGGATCGGCACCGGCGGTACCAGCCCGTTCGGATCTGGCGGTTTCAACCCTGAAGGCATCCGCGTGGGCGACGCCGGCAAACGTCAGGGCAAGGCGGTGAAGGTCTGGGACCAGCGCGAGTACAAGAACCTCGACGACCAAGTGGAGTTGGGCACGCGCAACATCAAGCTGGCCCTGCGCCGGCTGCGCAAGTTCGCCCGCGAAGGCGCCGCCGAAGAGCTGGACATCGATGGCACCATCGACCATACCGCACGTGACGCCGGGCTGTTGAACATCCAGATGCGCCCTGAGCGGCGCAACACGGTCAAGCTGCTGTTGCTGTTCGACATCGGCGGCTCGATGGATGCCCATGTCAAAGTCTGCGAAGAGCTGTTTTCGGCCTGCAAGACCGAGTTCAAGCACCTGGAGTACTACTACTTCCACAACTTCGTTTACGAGTCGGTGTGGAAGAACAACCTGCGGCGTACTTCGGAGCGCTTCTCCACCTTCGACCTGCTGCACAAGTATGGCGATGACTACAAGGTGGTGTTCGTCGGTGATGCGGCCATGGCGCCTTATGAGATCACCCAGCCCGGTGGCAGTGTGGAGCACTGGAACGAAGAGGCCGGGTATGTGTGGATGCAGCGCTTCATGGAGAAATTCAAGAAGATCATCTGGATCAACCCGTACCCGAAACAGGCATGGGATTACACCGCATCGACACACCTGGTGCGTGACCTGATCGAGGACAAGATGTATCCGCTAACCTTGCAAGGGTTGGAGGATGGGATGCGGTATCTGTCCAAGTAG
- a CDS encoding AAA family ATPase, translating to MKFEGTRDYVATDDLKLAVNAAITLERPLLVKGEPGTGKTMLAEQLAASFGARLITWHIKSTTKAHQGLYEYDAVSRLRDSQLGTEKVHDVRNYLKKGKLWEAFEAEERVILLIDEIDKADIEFPNDLLQELDKMEFYVYEIDETIKAKQRPIIIITSNNEKELPDAFLRRCFFHYIAFPDRDTLQQIVDVHYPNIKQSLVSEALDVFFDVRKVPGLKKKPSTSELVDWLKLLMADNIGEAVLRERDPTKAIPPLAGALVKNEQDVQLLERLAFMSRRGNR from the coding sequence ATGAAGTTCGAAGGCACCCGCGACTACGTCGCCACAGACGACCTGAAACTGGCGGTCAACGCGGCCATCACCCTCGAACGCCCATTGCTGGTCAAGGGCGAGCCAGGCACCGGCAAGACCATGCTCGCCGAACAGCTGGCCGCCTCGTTCGGCGCGCGCCTGATCACCTGGCACATCAAATCCACCACCAAGGCCCACCAGGGCCTCTATGAGTACGACGCGGTCAGCCGCCTGCGCGACTCGCAGCTGGGCACTGAAAAAGTCCACGACGTGCGCAACTACCTGAAGAAGGGCAAGCTCTGGGAAGCCTTCGAGGCCGAAGAGCGGGTCATCCTGTTGATCGACGAGATCGACAAGGCCGATATCGAGTTCCCCAACGACCTGTTGCAGGAACTCGACAAGATGGAGTTCTACGTCTATGAGATCGACGAAACCATCAAGGCCAAGCAACGCCCGATCATCATCATCACCTCGAACAACGAAAAAGAGCTGCCCGACGCGTTCTTGCGCCGCTGCTTCTTCCACTACATCGCCTTCCCGGACCGCGACACCCTGCAGCAGATCGTCGATGTGCACTACCCCAACATCAAGCAATCGCTGGTCAGCGAAGCGCTTGACGTGTTCTTCGACGTGCGCAAGGTGCCGGGACTGAAGAAAAAGCCCTCCACCAGCGAGCTGGTCGACTGGCTCAAGCTGTTGATGGCCGACAACATCGGCGAAGCGGTATTGCGCGAGCGCGACCCGACCAAGGCCATCCCGCCGCTGGCCGGGGCCCTGGTGAAAAATGAGCAGGACGTTCAACTGCTCGAACGCCTGGCCTTCATGAGCCGGCGCGGCAACCGCTGA
- a CDS encoding MFS transporter — translation MNPSGVQQQVQSPPSTGPFAWYRDIDSQQRRTFWSCKIGYGLDGMDTQMLSFVIPTLIMLWGISTTEAGLIHTSTLIASAIGGWVAGILSDRIGRVRTLQLTVLWFAFFTFLCGFAQNYEQLLIARTLMGFGFGGEWTAGAVLIGEVIRAQDRGKAVGMVQSGWAIGWGLTAILYALLFSWLPAEQAWRALFLLGLVPAIFVIFVRRLVKDPEVYRQAKAVQSSEAPSQFYEIFAPGMLWTTVRASLLTTGALGGYYAITSWLPTFLKNERGLSVLGTGGYLAMVIVGSYIGYVVSAYLSDILGRKKNFILFAVGSFIIVLLYTQMPVSDGVMLWLGFPLGFFASGIFSGMGAFLTELFPTRIRGSGQGFCYNVGKIIAAMFPLLIGLLGQKVPLGLGIGGFAAVSYGVVILAALSLPETRGKHLQAR, via the coding sequence ATGAACCCAAGCGGCGTGCAGCAACAGGTGCAATCCCCACCTTCGACCGGGCCGTTCGCCTGGTACCGCGACATCGACTCCCAGCAACGGCGCACGTTCTGGAGCTGCAAGATCGGCTATGGCCTGGACGGCATGGACACGCAGATGCTCAGCTTCGTCATCCCCACGCTGATCATGCTGTGGGGCATCAGCACTACCGAAGCCGGGCTGATCCACACCAGCACCCTGATCGCGTCGGCCATCGGCGGCTGGGTCGCTGGTATCCTCTCCGATCGCATCGGCCGCGTACGCACCTTGCAACTGACGGTGCTGTGGTTCGCCTTCTTCACCTTCCTCTGCGGCTTCGCCCAGAACTACGAACAGCTGCTGATCGCCCGGACCCTGATGGGCTTCGGCTTTGGCGGCGAATGGACCGCCGGCGCGGTGCTGATCGGTGAGGTGATCCGCGCCCAGGACCGTGGCAAGGCGGTGGGCATGGTGCAGTCCGGGTGGGCCATCGGCTGGGGCCTCACGGCTATCCTCTATGCCCTGCTGTTCTCCTGGCTACCGGCGGAGCAGGCGTGGCGCGCGCTGTTCCTGCTGGGGCTGGTGCCGGCCATTTTCGTGATATTCGTCCGCCGCCTGGTCAAAGACCCTGAGGTGTATCGCCAGGCCAAGGCAGTGCAGAGCAGCGAGGCGCCCTCGCAGTTCTACGAGATCTTCGCCCCCGGCATGCTCTGGACCACCGTACGTGCATCCCTGCTGACCACTGGTGCGCTGGGGGGTTACTACGCCATCACCTCGTGGCTGCCGACCTTCCTCAAGAATGAGCGCGGCTTGAGTGTGCTGGGTACCGGTGGCTATCTGGCGATGGTGATCGTCGGCTCCTACATCGGCTATGTGGTCAGCGCATACCTGTCTGACATTTTGGGGCGCAAGAAGAACTTCATCCTGTTCGCTGTGGGCTCGTTCATCATCGTGCTGCTGTATACCCAGATGCCGGTCAGCGATGGCGTGATGCTGTGGCTGGGTTTCCCGCTGGGCTTTTTCGCTTCGGGCATCTTCAGCGGCATGGGGGCCTTCCTCACCGAACTGTTCCCCACCCGCATCCGTGGCTCGGGGCAGGGGTTTTGTTACAACGTCGGCAAGATCATCGCCGCGATGTTCCCCTTGCTGATCGGCCTGCTTGGCCAGAAGGTGCCGCTGGGGCTGGGCATTGGCGGGTTTGCCGCGGTGTCGTACGGTGTGGTGATCCTGGCGGCCTTGAGCCTGCCGGAAACACGCGGCAAACACCTTCAGGCGCGTTAA
- the cysK gene encoding cysteine synthase A — translation MSRIYADNAHSIGNTPLVQINRIAPRGVTILAKIEGRNPGYSVKCRIGANMVWDAESSGKLKPGMTIVEPTSGNTGIGLAFVAAARGYKLVLTMPASMSLERRKVLKALGAELVLTEPAKGMKGAIEKANEIVASDPAQYFLPGQFDNPANPAIHEKTTGPEIWNDTDGAVDVLVAGVGTGGTITGVSRYIKHTQGKSILSVAVEPVASPLISQTLAGEELKPSPHKIQGIGAGFVPKNLDLSIVDQVETVTDDESKAMAIRLMQEEGILCGISCGAAMAAAVRLAEKPEMQGKTIVVILPDSGERYLSSMLFADMFSEQENQQ, via the coding sequence ATGAGCCGTATCTACGCAGACAACGCCCATTCCATCGGCAATACGCCGCTGGTGCAGATCAACCGCATCGCCCCGCGCGGGGTGACCATCCTGGCCAAGATCGAAGGGCGCAACCCTGGGTACTCGGTCAAGTGCCGCATCGGTGCGAACATGGTCTGGGACGCCGAAAGCAGCGGCAAGCTCAAGCCCGGCATGACCATCGTCGAGCCGACTTCGGGCAACACCGGTATCGGCCTGGCATTCGTTGCCGCCGCCCGTGGCTACAAGCTGGTCCTGACCATGCCGGCGTCGATGAGCCTGGAGCGGCGCAAGGTGCTCAAGGCCCTGGGTGCCGAACTGGTGCTCACCGAGCCTGCCAAAGGCATGAAAGGCGCGATCGAAAAGGCCAACGAGATCGTTGCCTCGGACCCGGCGCAGTACTTTTTGCCTGGCCAGTTCGACAACCCGGCCAACCCGGCCATCCATGAAAAGACCACAGGCCCGGAAATCTGGAACGACACCGACGGCGCTGTCGACGTGCTGGTGGCCGGCGTCGGCACGGGCGGCACCATTACCGGTGTGTCGCGCTACATCAAGCACACCCAGGGCAAGTCGATCCTGTCGGTGGCGGTGGAGCCGGTGGCCTCGCCGCTGATCAGCCAGACCCTGGCCGGCGAAGAGCTCAAGCCCAGCCCGCACAAGATCCAGGGCATCGGTGCCGGCTTTGTGCCGAAGAACCTTGACCTGTCGATCGTCGATCAGGTCGAGACCGTGACCGATGACGAGTCCAAGGCGATGGCCATCCGCCTGATGCAGGAGGAGGGGATCCTCTGCGGCATTTCCTGTGGCGCGGCGATGGCGGCGGCGGTGCGGCTTGCGGAAAAGCCGGAGATGCAGGGTAAGACCATCGTCGTGATCCTGCCCGACTCCGGTGAGCGCTACCTGTCGAGCATGCTGTTCGCCGACATGTTCAGCGAGCAGGAGAATCAGCAGTAA
- a CDS encoding biotin-dependent carboxyltransferase family protein has protein sequence MTLLKIEASTALCQLQDAGRFGVRHLGVTQGGALDWVAMQWANWLLGNPLGAPVVEVALGGFTVVAAQDCVLALAGADLDARVDDQPLAPWRSFALAKGQRLTLKQPRQGVRAYLAAPGGFEGEAVLGSCATVVREALGGIDGRGAALGKGQSLAFAGPQPALREVPEVLRPCYPQKPVLDLVIGAQIGDFSGNSLFEAFNRDWTLDSRADRMGIRLLGPQLVYQGAPMISEGIALGAVQVPPDGQPIVLLNDRQTIGGYPRLGALTPLALAQLAQCMPGASVRFRAVVQEEAWREQQACLNRWR, from the coding sequence ATGACGCTGTTGAAGATCGAAGCCAGCACTGCCTTGTGCCAGTTGCAGGACGCCGGGCGCTTTGGCGTGCGGCACCTGGGGGTAACCCAAGGCGGGGCGCTGGACTGGGTGGCGATGCAGTGGGCCAACTGGCTGCTGGGCAACCCGCTGGGCGCGCCTGTGGTCGAGGTGGCGCTGGGCGGCTTCACCGTGGTGGCCGCACAGGATTGCGTGCTGGCCCTGGCCGGTGCCGACCTGGATGCTCGCGTCGATGACCAGCCGCTGGCACCCTGGCGCAGCTTTGCCTTGGCCAAGGGCCAGCGGCTGACCTTGAAACAACCCCGGCAGGGCGTGCGGGCTTACCTTGCGGCGCCGGGCGGGTTCGAAGGTGAAGCCGTGCTGGGTAGCTGCGCCACTGTTGTGCGTGAAGCACTGGGTGGCATCGATGGGCGAGGGGCGGCGCTGGGCAAAGGGCAATCGCTGGCGTTCGCCGGCCCGCAGCCAGCCCTGCGCGAAGTGCCGGAGGTGCTGCGGCCCTGTTATCCACAAAAGCCCGTGCTCGATCTGGTCATTGGCGCGCAGATCGGTGATTTCAGCGGTAACAGCCTGTTCGAGGCGTTCAACCGTGACTGGACGCTGGACAGCCGAGCAGACCGTATGGGCATTCGGTTGCTCGGGCCGCAGTTGGTTTATCAGGGCGCGCCGATGATTTCGGAGGGTATTGCGCTGGGGGCGGTGCAGGTGCCACCGGATGGTCAGCCGATCGTGCTGCTCAATGACCGGCAGACCATAGGTGGCTATCCGCGGCTGGGGGCGCTGACGCCGTTGGCGTTGGCGCAGCTGGCGCAGTGCATGCCGGGGGCGTCGGTGCGGTTCAGGGCGGTGGTGCAGGAAGAGGCTTGGCGGGAGCAGCAGGCTTGTCTGAACCGGTGGCGGTGA
- a CDS encoding DUF2937 family protein, producing MFRSYLRLLLFTFGLLAGIQVPGLVKDYSQRVEAHLFESRQALDGFKQTAERFFKGDLQALVRHYRSSDDVVFNSDANSIESLLIRNQMLEDEWQALQGSWVSRTWHVLVQPDPQMRDETLKGYSYQILLVPEAIGWGVGAGFVLAFVVESLLLGIGWVILGGRRKVVKESWR from the coding sequence ATGTTCAGAAGTTACCTGCGGTTGCTGCTGTTCACCTTCGGCCTGCTGGCCGGTATCCAGGTGCCTGGGCTGGTCAAGGACTACAGCCAGCGGGTCGAGGCGCACCTGTTCGAATCGCGCCAGGCACTCGATGGCTTCAAACAGACCGCCGAACGTTTCTTCAAGGGCGATTTGCAGGCGCTGGTGCGGCATTACCGCAGCAGTGACGATGTGGTGTTCAACAGCGATGCCAACAGCATCGAAAGCCTGCTGATCCGCAACCAGATGCTCGAGGACGAATGGCAGGCCTTGCAAGGCTCGTGGGTCAGCCGCACCTGGCATGTGCTGGTGCAGCCTGATCCGCAGATGCGCGACGAGACGCTCAAGGGGTACAGCTATCAGATTCTCCTGGTGCCGGAGGCGATTGGCTGGGGCGTGGGGGCAGGGTTTGTGCTGGCGTTTGTCGTCGAAAGCCTGTTGCTGGGAATTGGCTGGGTGATTCTTGGTGGGCGGCGTAAGGTGGTTAAAGAGAGTTGGCGTTGA
- a CDS encoding aspartyl/asparaginyl beta-hydroxylase domain-containing protein produces MTFSFVAKAGVLLVFFGSVLFVHLRGKARLPVLRQFVNHSALFAPYNALMYLFSGVPSKPYLDRQRFPELDVLKDNWQQIREEAMRLFDEGYIRAAEKDNDAGFGSFFKKGWKRFYLKWYDKPLPSAEALCPKTVELVSAIPNVKGAMFALLPGGSHLNPHRDPFAGSLRYHLGLSTPNSDNCRIYVDGQAYAWRDGEDVMFDETYVHWVKNETDVTRVILFCDIERPLSSPLMTRINRKVSAFLGRATAPQNTDDERVGGINQAYAWSKRFSNKISTRVKQFKRANPKAYRILRPVLAVVVAYLLYHWLF; encoded by the coding sequence ATGACCTTTTCCTTCGTCGCCAAGGCAGGTGTCCTGCTGGTTTTTTTCGGCAGCGTGCTGTTCGTTCACCTGCGCGGCAAGGCTCGGTTGCCGGTCCTGCGCCAGTTCGTCAACCATTCCGCGCTGTTCGCCCCCTACAACGCGTTGATGTACCTGTTCTCCGGGGTGCCGTCCAAGCCCTACCTGGACCGCCAGCGCTTCCCTGAACTGGACGTGCTCAAGGACAACTGGCAGCAGATCCGTGAGGAGGCCATGCGCCTGTTCGATGAGGGCTACATCCGCGCTGCTGAAAAAGACAACGACGCAGGCTTCGGCTCGTTCTTCAAGAAGGGCTGGAAGCGCTTCTACCTGAAGTGGTACGACAAACCGCTGCCGTCGGCCGAGGCGCTGTGCCCCAAGACCGTCGAACTGGTCAGCGCCATTCCCAACGTCAAAGGCGCGATGTTTGCCCTGTTGCCTGGCGGCAGCCACCTCAACCCGCACCGCGACCCCTTCGCCGGTTCGCTGCGTTATCACTTGGGCTTGTCCACGCCGAACTCCGACAATTGCCGCATCTACGTCGACGGCCAGGCTTACGCCTGGCGTGATGGCGAAGACGTGATGTTCGACGAAACCTACGTGCACTGGGTCAAGAACGAAACCGACGTCACCCGGGTGATCCTGTTCTGCGACATCGAGCGCCCGCTCAGCAGCCCGCTGATGACCCGCATCAACCGCAAGGTCAGTGCCTTCCTCGGCCGCGCCACCGCGCCGCAGAACACCGACGACGAGCGCGTGGGCGGGATCAACCAGGCGTATGCCTGGAGCAAGCGCTTCAGCAACAAGATCAGCACCCGCGTGAAGCAGTTCAAACGCGCCAACCCCAAGGCCTACCGCATCCTGCGGCCGGTGCTGGCGGTGGTGGTGGCCTACCTGCTGTATCACTGGTTGTTCTGA